The genomic window CCTCGCGACGAAGGCCTTCCGGCCGGGCCGCGTGCCGTTCCCCGTGCTGCACGTCGACACCGGCCACAACTTCCCCGAGGTGATCGCGTTCCGCGACGAGACCGTCGAACGCCTCGGCATCCGCCTCGAGGTCGCGTCGGTGCAGGACTACATCGACGACGGCCGCCTGCACGAGCGCGCCGACGGCACCCGCAACCCGCTCCAGACGCTGCCCCTGCTCGACGCGATCGCGGCCGGAAAGCACGACGCCGTGTTCGGCGGCGCCCGCCGCGACGAGGACAAGGCCCGCGCGAAGGAGCGCATCATCTCGCTGCGCGACGAGTTCGGGCAGTGGGACCCGCGCAACCAGCGGCCCGAGCTGTGGAGCCTGTACAACGGCCGGCACACGCCGGGCCAGCACGTCCGCGCGTTCCCGATCTCGAACTGGACCGAGCTCGACGTCTGGCGCTACATCGAGCGCGAGGGCATCGCGCTTCCGCCGCTCTACTACGCGCACGAGCGCGAGGTGTTCCGGCGCGACGGCATGTGTCGCGCGGTCGGCGACGTCTCGCTGCCCGAGCCCGGCGAGCAGGTCGAACGCCGGCTGGTGCGCTACCGCACCGTCGGCGACATGAGCTGCACCGGCGCCGTCGAGTCGGATGCCACGGAGGTCGCGGCCGTCGTGCGCGAGGTCGCCCGCACCACGGTGACCGAGCGCGGTGCCACCCGCGCCGACGACCGCCTCTCCGAGGCCGCCATGGAGGACCGCAAGAAGGACGGGTACTTCTGATGAGCACGCTGTTCCGCTTCGCGACCGCGGGTTCGGTCGACGACGGCAAGTCGACCCTGGTCGGCCGCCTGCTGCACGACTCGAAGGCGATCCTCGCCGACCAGCTCGAGCAGGTCGCGCGCACCTCGGTCGAGCGCGGCTTCGGCCAAGGCACAGGGTTCGACTTCGCGCTGCTCACCGACGGCCTGCGGGCCGAGCGGGAGCAGGGCATCACGATCGACGTCGCCTACCGCTACTTCTCGACGGGCGCGCGGAGCTTCATCCTCGCCGACTGCCCGGGGCACGTGCAGTACACGCGCAACATGGTCACGGGCGCGACGACGGCCGACGCCGTGGTCGTGCTCATCGACGGTCGCAACGGCGTGCTCGAGCAGACCCGGCGTCACCTCGCGGTGGTCGCGCTCCTGCGCGTGCCGCACGTCATCATCGCGGTCAACAAGATCGACCTGCTCGGCTACGACGAGGCCGCGTACGCCGCGGTCGACGCCGAGGTGCGGCGCGTCGCCGCCGAACTCGGGCTCGGCGAGGTGCACGTGCTGCCGGTCTCGGCGCTCGAGGGCGACAACGTCGTCGACCGTTCGGCCAACACACCCTGGTACGACGGCCCGGCGCTGCTCGAACTGCTGGAGTCTCTGCCCGCGCACGACGAACTCGAGACGGAGTACGACGAGTTCCGGCTGCCGGTGCAGTTGGTCATCCGCCCCCAGGGCGGGCTCGCGCCCGACCTCGCGGCCGACGCCGAGGCATCCGAGTCGCTGCGCGACTACCGCGGATTCGCGGGCCGCGTGGCCAGTGGACGCATCAGGGTCGGCGACCGCGTCTCGGTGTTCCCGTCGGGGATCGAGACCACCGTCGCAGGCATCGACATCGCCGGCGCACCCGCCGAGGAGGCCGTCGCGCCGCAGTCGGTGACGCTCCGGCTCGCCGACGACGTGGACGCCGCGCGCGGTGCGGTCATCGGCGGCGCCGGATCGCTGCCCGCCCCGAGCCGCGAGATCGACGCCGAACTCTTCCAGCTCGACGCCCGACCGCTCACGGGCGGATCGCGCGTGCTCGTCAAGCACGGCACCCAGGTCGTGCAGGCCCTCGTCTCCGAGGTGTCGAGCCGCCGCGACCTCGACACCCTCGCCCACGAGCCGGCCACCGTGCTCGAAGTCAACGACATCGGCCGGGTGACGCTGCGACTCGCGGCCGACCTGCCGCTCGAGCCGTACGAGGCGAACCGGTCCGCCGGGTCGTTCCTCGTCATCAACCCCGCGGACGGCGCCACGCTCGCCGCCGGGATCACCCACGCCTGAGGCATCCGCCTCACGCAACGGGCGCACCACCCGCACCACCCGCACCACCCGCACCACCCATCATCCGAACCGCATCAGAGGAGGCGACACCGTGAACCACAAGGCCAGCAAGACCGTCCTGACCATCACCGCACTTGGAGCCGCCGCCATGATGCTGGCCGGATGCGCGACGGGAGGTGCCCAGGCGGAAGCGGGCTCCGGCGAGGCGAAGACGTCGCCCGCCGAGGAGCTGCGCCTGGGCTACTTCGCGAACGTCACGCACGCGCCCGCGCTCGTCGGCCTCGAAGAGGGCCTGTTCGCCGACGCGCTCGGCGACACCGAGATCACGACCCAGGTGTTCAACGCCGGGCCGGCCGCCATCGAGGCGCTCTCGGCAGGCGCGATCGACGCGACCTACATCGGGCCGAACCCGTCGATCAACACGTTCATCCAGTCGGGCGGCGAGTCCGCCAACATCGTGGCGGGCGCCGCCACCGGCGGCGCCGCGCTCGTCGTGCGCGAGGGCATCGAATCGGTCGACGACCTCGAGGGCACCACGATCGCGACGCCGCAGCTCGGCAACACGCAGGATGTCGCGCTGCGCAGCTGGCTCGCCGACGAGGGCTACGAGACCGATGTGCAGGGCGGCGGCGACGTGCAGATCACGCCGATCGAGAACGCGCAGACGCTGACGCTGTTCCAGCAGGGGCAGATCGACGGCGCCTGGCTGCCCGAGCCGTGGGTCTCGCGTCTGGTCGAGGAGGCCGGTGCGAGCGTGCTGGTCGACGAGGCCGACCTCTGGGAGGACGGTGCGTTCCCGACGACCGTGCTGCTGGTCCGCCAGGACTTCCTGAAGGAGCACCCCGAGACCGTCGAGGCACTGCTCCAGGGCCACATCGCCGCCGTGGAGTGGATCGAGGAGAACGCCGACGAGGCGCCGGCCACGATCAACGCCGCGATCGAGGAGCAGACCGGCAAGCCCCTCGTCGACGCCGTGATCACGCGGGCCCTCGAGCACGTCACGTTCTCGGTCGACCCGGTCGCCGGCGCGTTCGAAACGCTCGTGGCCAACGGCCTCGAGGCGGGCACGCAGAAGGACGGCTCGATCGAGGGCCTCTTCGACCTGCGTCTGCTCAACGGCCTGCTCGAGGAGGCCGGCGCCGAACCGGTCACCGCCGCGGGCCTCGGCGAGGAGTAGGAGCCGACATGACCAGCCGCACCCCGACGATCCGGATCGAGCACGTGGGCAAGCGCTTCGGCACCGGCCCCGTCGTGCTCGACGACGTGAACCTCGACATCGCACCCGGCGAGTTCGTGTGCCTGCTCGGGGCGTCGGGGTGCGGCAAGTCGACCCTGCTCAACCTCATCGCGGGACTCGACCGGCCGACCTCGGGCACGATCGAGACCCCCGAGGCCGGCTCGGCTGTGATGTTCCAGGAGTCGGCGCTCATGCCGTGGCTGACGGCGAGCCGCAACGTCGAACTCGCGCTCCAGCTCCGCGGGGTGGGGCGTCGCGAGCGGCGGGCGCAGGCGATCGAACTGCTCGACGTCGTCAACCTCGCCGACGCCGCCGACAAGCGGCCGCACGAGCTCTCGGGCGGCATGCGGCAGCGGGTCGCGCTGGCCCGCGCGCTCGCGCAGGACCGCCCCGTCCTCCTCATGGACGAGCCGTTCGCCGCGCTCGACGCGATCACCCGCGACCTCCTGCACGAGGAGCTCGAGCGCGTCTGGAGGCAGACGGGCCGCACCATCGTCTTCGTCACACACAATGTCCGCGAAGCAGCGCGGCTGGGGCAGCGCGTCGTCCTCCTGTCGAGCCGCCCCGGCCGTGTCGCGGGCGAGTGGCGGATCGCCGAGACCGAGGGCCGCCGCATCGAATCGCCCGAGGTCGCAG from Agromyces sp. LHK192 includes these protein-coding regions:
- the cysD gene encoding sulfate adenylyltransferase subunit CysD is translated as MTHTLLDGAVTTATGLDTLDLLEAEAIHIIREVVAEFERPVLLFSGGKDSVVVLHLATKAFRPGRVPFPVLHVDTGHNFPEVIAFRDETVERLGIRLEVASVQDYIDDGRLHERADGTRNPLQTLPLLDAIAAGKHDAVFGGARRDEDKARAKERIISLRDEFGQWDPRNQRPELWSLYNGRHTPGQHVRAFPISNWTELDVWRYIEREGIALPPLYYAHEREVFRRDGMCRAVGDVSLPEPGEQVERRLVRYRTVGDMSCTGAVESDATEVAAVVREVARTTVTERGATRADDRLSEAAMEDRKKDGYF
- a CDS encoding sulfate adenylyltransferase subunit 1, with the protein product MSTLFRFATAGSVDDGKSTLVGRLLHDSKAILADQLEQVARTSVERGFGQGTGFDFALLTDGLRAEREQGITIDVAYRYFSTGARSFILADCPGHVQYTRNMVTGATTADAVVVLIDGRNGVLEQTRRHLAVVALLRVPHVIIAVNKIDLLGYDEAAYAAVDAEVRRVAAELGLGEVHVLPVSALEGDNVVDRSANTPWYDGPALLELLESLPAHDELETEYDEFRLPVQLVIRPQGGLAPDLAADAEASESLRDYRGFAGRVASGRIRVGDRVSVFPSGIETTVAGIDIAGAPAEEAVAPQSVTLRLADDVDAARGAVIGGAGSLPAPSREIDAELFQLDARPLTGGSRVLVKHGTQVVQALVSEVSSRRDLDTLAHEPATVLEVNDIGRVTLRLAADLPLEPYEANRSAGSFLVINPADGATLAAGITHA
- a CDS encoding ABC transporter substrate-binding protein; translated protein: MNHKASKTVLTITALGAAAMMLAGCATGGAQAEAGSGEAKTSPAEELRLGYFANVTHAPALVGLEEGLFADALGDTEITTQVFNAGPAAIEALSAGAIDATYIGPNPSINTFIQSGGESANIVAGAATGGAALVVREGIESVDDLEGTTIATPQLGNTQDVALRSWLADEGYETDVQGGGDVQITPIENAQTLTLFQQGQIDGAWLPEPWVSRLVEEAGASVLVDEADLWEDGAFPTTVLLVRQDFLKEHPETVEALLQGHIAAVEWIEENADEAPATINAAIEEQTGKPLVDAVITRALEHVTFSVDPVAGAFETLVANGLEAGTQKDGSIEGLFDLRLLNGLLEEAGAEPVTAAGLGEE
- a CDS encoding ABC transporter ATP-binding protein, whose amino-acid sequence is MTSRTPTIRIEHVGKRFGTGPVVLDDVNLDIAPGEFVCLLGASGCGKSTLLNLIAGLDRPTSGTIETPEAGSAVMFQESALMPWLTASRNVELALQLRGVGRRERRAQAIELLDVVNLADAADKRPHELSGGMRQRVALARALAQDRPVLLMDEPFAALDAITRDLLHEELERVWRQTGRTIVFVTHNVREAARLGQRVVLLSSRPGRVAGEWRIAETEGRRIESPEVAALSIEITERLRKEIRRNAA